The Pseudanabaena galeata CCNP1313 genome includes a region encoding these proteins:
- a CDS encoding helix-turn-helix domain-containing protein: MVVQVRLKANLKSVSPISSYMSVSIVNITTSKQAEKLAEIGAQFKRIREDKELSIPHLTATTLISERYLRAIEDGQMDSLPEPVYVRGFIRKYGDALGVGDLSEDFPLNPVLPEQKWAGSAAAELRPLHLYALYVGVIAGAVSLLATFLNSPDANKINDNQTNFGDAAQISSAKLNKAIEPTEVLLPQTGGLEVLRQTASVAMVTTASNPMLTVPIGVKKPDTSTDILNNPQSANNFGSTNPNLNNMLSAWANSSFVSDNLSPNSTTIANGNFEFVGNKPVNVGIVMQGESWLRITVDGQTEFEGVLNEGKKLSWSGDRQISIRAGNASSVALSYNNQPIKVLGKEGEVAERLFGTNQASNTRSNDVRLR, from the coding sequence GTGGTTGTCCAAGTTCGACTGAAAGCCAACTTGAAGTCAGTCAGTCCAATCTCTTCCTACATGTCTGTGAGTATTGTGAATATTACAACCTCGAAGCAAGCAGAGAAATTAGCAGAAATCGGAGCGCAATTTAAGCGAATTCGAGAAGATAAGGAGCTATCGATTCCACATCTAACTGCAACTACATTAATTTCTGAGCGCTATTTGCGAGCGATCGAAGATGGTCAAATGGATTCATTACCTGAACCCGTTTATGTGCGTGGATTTATCCGTAAGTATGGTGATGCTTTAGGGGTTGGAGATCTTTCAGAAGATTTTCCTTTAAACCCTGTTTTACCTGAACAAAAATGGGCTGGTAGTGCCGCCGCCGAACTTCGTCCCCTGCATCTGTATGCACTGTATGTTGGTGTGATCGCAGGAGCAGTCAGTTTGTTAGCAACATTCCTCAACTCACCTGACGCTAACAAGATTAATGACAATCAAACTAATTTTGGGGATGCTGCTCAAATAAGTTCTGCGAAACTAAACAAGGCAATTGAACCGACAGAAGTTTTGTTACCCCAAACTGGTGGTTTAGAAGTTTTGCGTCAGACAGCATCGGTTGCAATGGTAACAACTGCATCAAATCCAATGCTTACTGTACCGATAGGAGTCAAAAAACCAGATACTTCCACAGATATTCTCAATAATCCGCAGTCTGCAAATAACTTTGGGAGTACAAACCCAAACCTCAACAATATGCTCTCAGCTTGGGCAAACAGCAGTTTTGTATCAGATAATCTCTCTCCCAATAGCACTACGATCGCCAATGGTAATTTTGAATTTGTGGGGAATAAGCCCGTTAATGTCGGTATTGTCATGCAAGGTGAATCTTGGCTAAGGATTACCGTTGATGGGCAGACCGAGTTTGAGGGTGTACTTAATGAAGGTAAAAAGTTATCTTGGTCAGGCGATCGCCAAATTTCCATCCGCGCTGGTAATGCATCGTCGGTAGCTCTTAGCTATAACAATCAACCAATTAAAGTACTAGGAAAGGAAGGTGAAGTCGCAGAAAGATTATTTGGGACTAATCAAGCCAGTAATACCAGATCTAATGATGTGAGGTTACGTTGA
- a CDS encoding pseudouridine synthase gives MSDRLQKILSRHGIASRREAEQIILAGRVAVNGRTITELGTKADPERDRIEVDGKLLQTKAPEFLYLLLNKPIGVVSTCADPQGRKMVLDFLPPQYQQVYPVGRLDYNSSGALILTNDGDFANYLMHPRHHVAKTYEVWVKDIPSHQLIQQWQTGIMLDGKLTLPATVKILQIERNKYPTPRTQLQIILSEGRNRQIRRVAEQLGHPVLALHRVAIGSINLAPLESGAYRLLSDHEIKTLSR, from the coding sequence ATGAGCGATCGCCTTCAAAAAATTCTGTCTAGACATGGTATTGCTTCGCGAAGAGAAGCAGAACAGATAATTTTGGCAGGACGAGTTGCGGTAAATGGAAGAACTATTACTGAATTAGGAACGAAAGCTGATCCTGAACGCGATCGCATTGAAGTTGACGGCAAGTTACTCCAAACTAAAGCCCCAGAGTTTTTATATCTATTACTAAATAAGCCCATAGGTGTAGTCAGTACCTGCGCTGATCCCCAAGGGAGAAAGATGGTTTTAGACTTTCTGCCACCACAATATCAACAGGTTTATCCAGTGGGAAGGTTGGACTACAACAGTAGTGGGGCTTTGATCTTGACTAATGATGGAGATTTTGCAAACTATCTAATGCATCCTCGCCACCATGTCGCCAAAACCTATGAAGTCTGGGTCAAGGATATCCCCAGCCATCAGCTCATCCAACAATGGCAAACAGGAATTATGCTAGATGGCAAACTCACTCTCCCCGCAACTGTAAAGATTCTGCAAATTGAACGGAATAAATATCCCACCCCACGTACTCAATTACAGATAATTTTGTCAGAAGGTCGTAATCGCCAAATTCGGCGCGTTGCTGAGCAGTTGGGGCATCCTGTTTTAGCTTTACACCGTGTAGCGATCGGCTCGATCAACCTAGCTCCGCTCGAATCAGGAGCTTATCGACTATTGAGCGATCATGAGATCAAGACATTAAGCAGATAG
- a CDS encoding ferredoxin--nitrite reductase, whose protein sequence is MANKIEALKAAKDGLALKAEIARFAEIGWEAIDDDDLQHRLKWLGVFFRKSTPGRFMVRMRIPNGLLNSDQMRVLASVIEKCGEHGVADITTRQNIQMRGILIEDVPEMFDKFRSVGLTSVQSAMDNIRNITGSPVAGIDANELYDTRELAIQVQNLLTNNGEGNPAFTNLPRKFNIAIAGCRDNSTHAEINDLAFVPAFKDESQETFGFNVLVGGFFSSKRIAAAIPLDVWVAPEDVVALCESLLIVFRDNGLRENRQKSRLMYLIDEWGIEKFRFEVEKQMGKPLAAAAAKDEIEWEKRDHIGVHQQKQTGLNYVGLQIPVGRMYAPDMYEFARLAETYGNGDMRLTVEQNLLITHVSDEKVTALLQEPLLQKFPVAPDNLMRGLVSCTGNQFCPVAIVETKNRSLALTRQLSAAYDLPKVVRIHWSGCPNSCAQPQVADIGFTGCKARKDGKVVDGVDIYMGGTVGKDAHLGTCVMEKVPCEDLYEVVGKLLVDRFDAVPKQNGAMITNSAELVAVG, encoded by the coding sequence ATGGCAAACAAAATTGAAGCACTTAAAGCAGCGAAAGATGGACTTGCCCTCAAAGCCGAAATTGCTCGCTTTGCCGAAATTGGTTGGGAAGCGATCGACGATGACGATTTGCAACATCGGTTGAAATGGCTAGGTGTATTCTTTCGTAAAAGTACTCCTGGTCGCTTTATGGTCAGAATGCGTATCCCCAATGGCTTACTGAATAGCGATCAGATGCGTGTTTTGGCTTCGGTAATCGAAAAATGTGGTGAGCATGGCGTTGCTGATATCACTACCCGCCAGAACATTCAGATGCGCGGTATTTTGATCGAAGATGTTCCTGAAATGTTCGATAAGTTCCGATCTGTTGGTCTGACTAGCGTGCAGTCAGCTATGGATAACATCCGTAATATTACAGGTTCCCCTGTGGCGGGTATTGATGCCAATGAGCTTTACGATACCCGCGAGTTAGCTATCCAAGTTCAAAATTTACTTACTAATAATGGAGAAGGCAATCCTGCCTTTACGAACTTACCACGCAAATTTAACATTGCGATCGCGGGTTGTCGTGATAACTCCACCCATGCCGAAATCAATGATTTAGCCTTTGTGCCTGCCTTTAAAGACGAATCGCAAGAAACTTTTGGATTTAATGTTTTGGTTGGTGGTTTCTTCTCATCAAAGCGGATTGCTGCTGCTATTCCCTTAGATGTTTGGGTCGCTCCTGAAGATGTAGTTGCTCTTTGTGAATCTCTGCTGATTGTGTTTCGAGACAATGGATTACGCGAGAATCGCCAAAAATCTCGCTTGATGTATTTAATTGATGAGTGGGGAATTGAGAAATTCCGCTTTGAAGTTGAGAAGCAAATGGGAAAGCCTTTAGCCGCCGCCGCCGCTAAGGACGAAATTGAATGGGAAAAGCGTGACCATATCGGTGTTCACCAGCAAAAACAAACAGGATTAAATTATGTTGGACTGCAAATTCCTGTCGGACGCATGTATGCACCTGATATGTATGAATTTGCTCGTCTTGCCGAAACTTACGGTAATGGCGATATGCGCCTAACGGTTGAGCAGAATCTTCTGATTACCCATGTTAGTGATGAAAAAGTCACTGCACTTCTGCAAGAACCACTACTTCAGAAGTTCCCCGTTGCGCCCGATAACCTGATGCGTGGGCTGGTTTCCTGTACGGGTAATCAGTTCTGTCCTGTAGCGATCGTGGAAACCAAAAATCGTTCTCTTGCCCTCACCAGACAACTCAGTGCTGCATACGACTTACCGAAAGTAGTACGGATTCACTGGAGTGGTTGCCCCAATTCCTGCGCCCAGCCACAGGTCGCCGACATTGGCTTTACGGGTTGCAAAGCCCGTAAAGATGGCAAGGTGGTTGATGGTGTAGACATCTACATGGGCGGTACGGTAGGCAAAGATGCTCACCTTGGCACTTGTGTTATGGAAAAGGTTCCCTGTGAGGATCTGTATGAAGTGGTCGGCAAATTGCTTGTCGATCGCTTCGATGCAGTTCCCAAACAGAATGGGGCAATGATCACTAACTCTGCCGAATTAGTTGCCGTTGGCTAA
- a CDS encoding CmpA/NrtA family ABC transporter substrate-binding protein yields MGMFSRRKFLTTAGLSTVGAIALNACSSGETPTATTTTDASPAATSTAAPVNAADAPEVTKAKLGFIALTDASPLIIAQEKGYFAKYGMTGVEVLKQASWGTTRDNIVLGSDAGGIDGAHILTPMPYLISEGKITNGKKVPMYILARLNTNGQGISVANNFKDDKIALKSDVLKETFAKQKAAGKELKCAMTFPGGTHDLWIRYWLAANGVDPDKDVSTIVVPPAQMVANMKAGNMEAFCVGEPWNARLVAQDSGYTALITGELWKDHPEKAFSLRADWVDKNPKAAMALLKAVLEAQVWCEDPANKEEMCKIVGADKWLKVPAIEILGRQQGKVDYGDGRTLESTDLSMKFWKDNASYPFKSHDLWFLTEDIRWGYFEATLDSKALVDKVNREDLWKEAAKAIGKEADIPKSTSRGIETFFDGVKFDPENPKAYLEGLKIKKMA; encoded by the coding sequence ATGGGAATGTTCTCTCGCCGTAAATTTTTGACCACTGCTGGACTTTCTACTGTAGGTGCGATCGCTCTCAATGCTTGTAGTAGCGGTGAAACCCCTACGGCTACAACCACAACAGACGCTAGCCCCGCCGCTACTTCTACGGCTGCTCCTGTCAATGCTGCTGATGCTCCTGAAGTTACTAAAGCGAAGCTAGGATTCATCGCTCTTACCGATGCTTCGCCGCTAATCATTGCCCAAGAAAAAGGCTACTTTGCTAAATACGGCATGACTGGTGTCGAAGTTCTCAAACAAGCTTCTTGGGGAACGACTCGCGACAATATCGTGCTTGGCTCCGATGCTGGTGGCATTGATGGCGCTCACATCTTAACGCCCATGCCTTACCTGATTTCTGAAGGCAAAATTACCAATGGTAAAAAAGTGCCAATGTACATTTTGGCTAGGCTGAATACCAATGGACAGGGGATCTCAGTTGCCAATAATTTCAAAGATGACAAAATTGCACTGAAGAGTGATGTACTCAAAGAAACTTTTGCCAAGCAGAAAGCCGCAGGGAAAGAACTCAAATGTGCGATGACTTTCCCTGGAGGAACCCATGACTTGTGGATTCGTTATTGGCTAGCAGCTAATGGCGTTGATCCAGACAAAGATGTTTCTACAATTGTGGTTCCACCAGCACAAATGGTTGCCAACATGAAGGCTGGTAACATGGAAGCATTCTGTGTGGGTGAGCCTTGGAATGCACGTCTAGTTGCTCAGGACTCTGGTTACACCGCCCTGATTACAGGTGAACTTTGGAAAGATCACCCTGAAAAAGCGTTCTCTCTCCGTGCAGATTGGGTAGATAAGAATCCTAAGGCAGCGATGGCTCTCCTCAAGGCTGTTCTCGAAGCTCAAGTATGGTGTGAAGATCCAGCCAACAAAGAAGAAATGTGTAAAATCGTCGGCGCTGATAAGTGGCTAAAAGTTCCTGCAATCGAAATTTTGGGTAGACAGCAAGGTAAGGTTGATTATGGTGATGGACGTACTCTTGAAAGCACAGATTTGTCGATGAAGTTCTGGAAAGATAATGCTTCTTATCCTTTTAAGAGCCATGATCTTTGGTTCCTTACAGAAGATATCCGTTGGGGGTATTTTGAAGCGACTTTAGACTCTAAGGCTTTAGTCGATAAGGTAAATCGTGAAGATCTTTGGAAAGAGGCTGCCAAGGCGATCGGCAAGGAAGCCGATATTCCTAAGAGTACTTCTCGCGGTATTGAGACTTTCTTCGATGGTGTGAAGTTTGATCCTGAGAATCCTAAAGCTTATTTGGAAGGACTCAAGATCAAGAAGATGGCATGA
- the ntrB gene encoding nitrate ABC transporter permease — MAAGSLSSKFTPNKIGEWFQQQAKYLIPPAIALIFLLGIWQILCSGAKPPLPPPTKVWQETQPYIWHPFFDRNYFDVNEKEKIDSPARQALKEKVTIEQGLGVKTMTSLRRVAIGYTASAIIGIAFGIAIGTNVFLYRAFDPIFQVLRTIPPLAWLPIAMSAFQGVNESLKSVGLDVTEAAALFVIFVTSIWPILMNTAVGVQQVPQDYRNVSRVLRLSKFDYFITILMPSAAPYIFTGLRIAVGLSWLAIVAAEMLTGGVGIGFFIWDSYNSQKSSELILALFYIGVVGFLLDKLIYYISKFTVQSDS; from the coding sequence ATGGCGGCAGGAAGCTTAAGTTCTAAATTTACCCCTAACAAGATCGGTGAATGGTTTCAACAACAAGCAAAATATCTTATTCCGCCAGCGATCGCCTTAATATTTCTATTAGGTATCTGGCAAATTCTCTGTTCTGGCGCTAAGCCTCCTTTGCCACCACCGACAAAGGTTTGGCAAGAGACACAACCGTATATCTGGCATCCATTTTTTGATCGCAACTACTTTGATGTCAACGAGAAAGAAAAGATTGATAGCCCTGCACGTCAAGCCCTCAAGGAGAAAGTCACTATTGAGCAAGGCTTAGGCGTAAAAACTATGACCAGCTTGCGCCGTGTGGCAATTGGCTACACCGCTTCCGCCATAATTGGGATCGCCTTTGGGATTGCGATCGGCACAAATGTTTTTTTATATCGAGCCTTTGACCCAATTTTCCAAGTTTTACGGACAATCCCCCCCCTTGCATGGCTACCGATCGCCATGTCCGCCTTCCAAGGTGTCAACGAATCTCTCAAATCGGTCGGTTTAGATGTTACGGAAGCGGCAGCGCTATTCGTGATTTTTGTAACTTCGATTTGGCCGATCTTAATGAATACGGCTGTGGGTGTACAGCAAGTCCCTCAAGACTATCGCAACGTATCGAGAGTACTTCGTCTTAGTAAGTTTGATTACTTCATTACCATTCTGATGCCATCGGCGGCTCCTTACATTTTCACAGGGTTGCGTATTGCGGTTGGTCTATCATGGCTAGCGATCGTGGCTGCGGAAATGTTGACAGGTGGTGTAGGTATTGGCTTCTTTATTTGGGACAGCTACAACAGCCAAAAAAGCAGTGAATTGATTCTTGCCCTATTTTACATTGGTGTAGTTGGCTTCCTATTAGACAAATTGATCTATTACATTAGCAAGTTTACGGTTCAGTCGGATTCTTAG
- a CDS encoding ABC transporter ATP-binding protein has translation MQTLDITDNDQKHHQDPFLVIDGVSKVYPTPRGPYTVLEDVNLTVYEGEFICVIGHSGCGKSTLLNMVAGFNRPTAGEICLRSKPILRPGPDRMVVFQNYSLLPWMTAFENVYLAVKQVYTDKSKEEKIKIAKNSLEMVGLAEAMHKKPKQLSGGMRQRVSIARALSIRPEVLILDEPFGALDVMTREELQEELLAIWREHRVTALMITHEIDEALFLADRIVMMSNGPAAHIAEIIDVPFARPRDRKAIADDPRYYTLRNYILEFLYNRFALADEAE, from the coding sequence ATGCAGACACTAGATATTACCGACAACGATCAGAAACACCATCAAGATCCATTTCTAGTTATTGATGGTGTTTCCAAAGTCTATCCAACTCCTCGTGGTCCCTATACGGTATTAGAGGATGTCAATCTCACAGTCTATGAAGGTGAGTTTATTTGTGTGATCGGTCACTCTGGCTGTGGCAAATCTACTCTCCTAAATATGGTCGCAGGGTTTAATCGACCCACTGCTGGCGAAATTTGTTTGCGATCAAAGCCGATCCTGCGCCCAGGTCCCGATCGCATGGTGGTATTCCAAAACTATTCCCTACTACCTTGGATGACCGCGTTTGAGAATGTCTATCTTGCGGTTAAGCAGGTTTATACAGATAAGTCCAAGGAAGAGAAAATCAAGATTGCCAAAAACAGTCTAGAGATGGTGGGCTTGGCAGAAGCAATGCACAAAAAACCGAAGCAACTCTCTGGGGGAATGCGTCAGAGAGTCTCGATCGCCCGTGCTTTGTCAATTCGTCCTGAAGTATTGATCCTTGATGAACCCTTCGGAGCCTTAGATGTGATGACTCGTGAAGAACTTCAAGAAGAATTACTGGCAATCTGGCGCGAACATCGCGTGACAGCCCTAATGATCACTCACGAAATCGATGAAGCATTATTTCTCGCCGATCGCATTGTGATGATGAGCAATGGCCCCGCCGCCCACATCGCCGAAATCATAGATGTCCCCTTTGCCCGTCCCCGCGATCGCAAAGCGATCGCCGACGATCCACGCTATTACACACTCCGTAACTACATTCTTGAATTTTTGTATAACCGTTTTGCCCTAGCTGATGAAGCAGAGTAG